The genomic segment CGCAGGGCTGGCGTTGATCGCCAATACCTCGCCGGTCGCTTTTGGCGCGCTGGGAACGCCGATCATCACACTGGCCAAGGTCTCTGGTCTGGATGAGATGGCGCTCAGTCAGATGGCGGGGCGGCAACTTCCGTTCTTTTCTCTCATTGTGCCGGCCTGGCTGGTGGCGACGATGTCAGGCTGGCGGGGCGTGGTCGGTTGCTGGCCGGCGATTGTGGTCTGCGGGGGCACGTTCGCCGCGCTGCAGTTTGTGATCTCCAACTTTCACGGCCCGGCCCTGGTGGACGTGGTAGGAGGTCTGGGATCGATGGTCGCACTGGCCGTGTTGCTACGCTTCTGGCAACCGCCGGTGCTCTGGCGCTTTCCCGATGAACCGGCCGAAAGCACCGCTGCCGCTCAGACTTTCACTCGTCGGCAAGTGATGACCGCATGGATGCCCTGGATCTTTCTCTCGCTGTTTGTGTTTCTGTGGGGCTGGCCGCCGATCAAGACGGCACTCAACGGCGGCACCAGCGACAAGCCGAATGTGCTGGCGGGCTACACGAAGTGGTCGTTCCCCATGCCGGGGCTGCATCAGCGAATTTATCGCACGGCGCCGGTCGCTCCGGTGCCTGTCGGATCAGATCGAGCCGCGGAAAGTGAAAAGGCAATTCTGGAAATCCCCTGGTTAGGAACCACCGGAACTGGCATCTTCCTCGCCGCCATCCTCACCGGGCTCTGGCTGCGAATTCCAGTGAAGGAGTTCATCGCCCAGTTTCGTCGTACGCTGTGGGAGATGCGCTGGGCGCTGTTCACCATTGCCGCGATGCTGGCCCTGGCGTTTACCACCAAATACAGCGGAGCCGACGCGACGCTGGGACTGGCGTTCACTCACACAGGTGCCCTTTACCCGTTCTTCGCTCCCCTGTTAGGTTGGCTGGGAGTCGCCCTGACCGGCAGCGATACCAGTTCCAACGCCCTCTTCGGCAGCCTGCAACGGATCACCGCGGAACAGTTAGGTCTGAATCCCATCCTGATCGTCGCTTCGAACAGCACCGGCGGCGTGATGGGCAAAATGATCGACGCCCAAAGCATCGTCGTCGCCGCAGTCGCGACCGAACAAACCGGCGGCGAAGGGCAGATCCTGCGCTTCGTCTTTCTGCACAGCGTGGTCCTGGCCGTGCTGGTCGGGGCCCTGACACTGGCTCAGGCGTATGTTCTCACTTGGATGATTCCGGGGTGAGCAAAGAATCGAACGTACTACGCGCCCATGCAAATGAACTTCTCGGGTTCAGCAATCTCCGGTGAGATTTTCAGCTCAACAAGAGGAAACAGGCCTTCGATAGAACTAGCGATCTCTTTCATGACCTTGGCATTCGCTGGCCAGGCAGGTGGAAAGTTTTGTTGCCAACGTGAATCGCTTTTAAACATTCCATCATACCAGCCACGATACTGCCTTATTTCCTGTTCGTTCGGTAAGACCTCTCCAACGATCGATTTATCAACACGAAAGTACACCCGTAGTTGCCCAAATTCATCATCCGAAAACGAGACTGACAAATCCTTTCCGCTGAGTGGTGAAAATGAAACATATCTCGAAAGGCTTCGGCTTCTGAAATTCGTTCCCATCGAATCATATCTTCGATTCCGAACGGCCATCCCCATTTCTTCGGGATCTAATACAGCCTTGAGTTGACGGCGTGCCACACAATGAAGTGACGAACTCCACGCTTCATCAATTACGAGTTGAATTCGTTCGGCGATGGTACGAGTGTTTCGCTCTGTAAATTCCACGTGCCATTTCGTCCAAATCGAAATTGCCATCGCGATGTTCCTTCTCGAAAAGAGTCCCAAGAGGTTCGCTGCAAGGTTTTCATTGCCGGCGAGTCGTTGAATTCTTGCGAACGCCAAAGCATCCACGACAAGGGTCACTCTTTGAAATAGTGATTCAATGCCGAATACTCCAGCGACGCATAACGTTCGGGCTCTGCGATTTGGGGATCGATTTGCAGTTCCAGGAGTGGAAATAGTTCTCGTACAGCGCTGACCATTTTAAGAAGTACTCGAGCGTTGTCGGGCCAAACTGGTCGAAAATAAGGTTCCCAGAAAATGTCGACATCTTCATCGAGATCCTGAAACTCAATGCCTCGGTAATTTTCTGCATAGTCGTCGATTGGGACTCCTTCCACGACGGGCCAAGAACGGCCGCCGGCCGAGATGGAAAGGCGAAGGTTGTCACTTTCATAGGAGGAAAAAGTGATATCCGAAATCTTGGAGCTGAGCGGAGAATAGGAACAATATCTAGAAAGGCATGGGCAGAGATGCGGAAGATGCGGATAGTCCCATTTCCTATTTCTCACACACTCAATAATTTCCGAAGGAATCAGCCGACGGCGTGTGTCGCGAGAAGTCACGCAACGCTCCGCCATCTCCCATTCTTTGTCGACAACATCTTGGAGAGTGCACGCGATTTTCTCGATATCGTCCTCTCTAAAGGGGGCGGCCCATTTCAGATTTATATACAGGGGCAAAGACATAAGTAACCCTTTCTAAAGACCTGAGACCATCCGCCATTGGAAAACTTAGAGCCCCTCGTTTTGCGAAATCTCAAACCGGCAGTTCGCCCACTGCCCGAAATT from the Planctomicrobium piriforme genome contains:
- a CDS encoding L-lactate permease; this encodes MDWVQIYDPFGSPFWSTLMAMLPTVALLGLLTAGFAAPRSALLGLLTALGVAIWGYGMPASAALAATFYGAVFGLLPIGWIVVAAVFLFHLTVKTGQFEVVKHSVAALSPDRRVQALLIAFCFGTFIEGAAGFGTPVAICAALMIGLGFSPLYAAGLALIANTSPVAFGALGTPIITLAKVSGLDEMALSQMAGRQLPFFSLIVPAWLVATMSGWRGVVGCWPAIVVCGGTFAALQFVISNFHGPALVDVVGGLGSMVALAVLLRFWQPPVLWRFPDEPAESTAAAQTFTRRQVMTAWMPWIFLSLFVFLWGWPPIKTALNGGTSDKPNVLAGYTKWSFPMPGLHQRIYRTAPVAPVPVGSDRAAESEKAILEIPWLGTTGTGIFLAAILTGLWLRIPVKEFIAQFRRTLWEMRWALFTIAAMLALAFTTKYSGADATLGLAFTHTGALYPFFAPLLGWLGVALTGSDTSSNALFGSLQRITAEQLGLNPILIVASNSTGGVMGKMIDAQSIVVAAVATEQTGGEGQILRFVFLHSVVLAVLVGALTLAQAYVLTWMIPG